The following coding sequences are from one Pseudopipra pipra isolate bDixPip1 chromosome 16, bDixPip1.hap1, whole genome shotgun sequence window:
- the EMP2 gene encoding epithelial membrane protein 2, with amino-acid sequence MLILLAFIIVFHITSAALLFISTIDNAWWVGDNFSTDVWRMCTTNTSTCLAITDQFREYQSIQAVQAAMILSTIFCCVAFLVFILQLFRLKQGERFVLTSIIQLLSCLCVMIAASIYTDRHEELHQSYEYRMEVSKGQYGYSFVLAWIAFAFTLISGVMYLVLRKRK; translated from the exons ATGTTGATTCTCCTGGCTTTCATTATTGTGTTTCACATAacctcagcagcactgctgttcaTCTCAACTATTGACAAT GCCTGGTGGGTAGGAGATAACTTTTCTACAGATGTCTGGAGAATGTGTACCACGAATACTAGCACCTGTCTGGCTATTACTGATCAGTTCAGAG AGTATCAATCGATTCAGGCCGTTCAGGCTGCCATGATCCTATCTACTATCTTCTGTTGTGTGgcatttctggttttcattctTCAGCTCTTCCGTCTCAAGCAAGGAGAAAGATTTGTGTTAACCTCAATCATCCAGCTCCTGTCAT gtCTGTGTGTTATGATTGCAGCTTCCATTTACACAGACAGGCATGAAGAACTGCACCAGAGCTATGAATATAGGATGGAAGTTTCTAAAGGCCAATATGGCTATTCATTTGTCTTAGCCTGGATTGCATTTGCCTTTACCCTGATCAGTGGTGTGATGTACTTAGTATTAAGGAAGCGTAAATAA